One Glutamicibacter mishrai genomic window carries:
- a CDS encoding helicase-related protein, with protein sequence MSNTTERLGDDLKTELRPGSKVRIAASTFSIFAFEALREELEQIDELEFVFTSPAFTPANTGDKIPKERKEFFIPSGHAESSLYGTDFEIRLRNKLTQRAIAKECASWVRRKVKFRSNATGQSMQPMVIADDRAGYFAPQGFTTADLGYEQGNAMSSMVTKLEGAAETKQLLDIFDQIWNTPGHLADVTQAVHDHIAAVYTENSPARIYFLILYNLFAEFLDDISEDTLPNDRTGYENTKVWQSLYNFQRDAATGIINKLETFNGCILADSVGLGKTFTALAVIKYYELRNKSVLVLCPKKLAENWTTYNSNYTTNLFQEDRFSYDVLAHTDLSRSKGQSIGGLHLDRINWGNYDLVVIDESHNFRNADYSEGKESRYQRLMRQVIQDGVKTKVLMLSATPVNNRFNDLKNQLQLAYEGDSEQLSEHLKLSSSIEHVFRDAQAVFNAWSKLEAEERTTERILSMLDFDFFELLDAVTIARSRKHIEAFYDTSAIGAFPKRLPPQAIREPLTDLATAPNFNEIFEQIQMLNLGVYGPLSYVFPSRRAKYEDASRATDGNARGNLDQAGREQGIKQLMTVNLLKRLESSVEAFRITLAKVEQTIDTRLRQLSGTGTNCDNSEVDSDLDLDIEDSESAGVAALMIGDLQIELEDLDVDRYQSDLWHDRETLRELISAMSAITSKHDSKLRKLKELIANKALFPINPGNKKILIFSAFADTASYLYRELGPDLAAAGLHTGVITGGQSGAKTTLGTSYDFGEIMAMFSPISKHRDQIMRGESGEIEVLIGTDVISEGQNLQDCDTLINYDIHWNPVRIIQRFGRVDRIGSKNDVIQLINFWPDISLDEYINLKDRVENRMRIADLAGTGDDNVLDPNSAEATYRREQLRKLQDDVIELEDVRSGVSITDLGLNDFRMDLVGYTRQVGDLAGTPKGLHAAVPANPDLGLVPGAIFALRNIQTDDDQLGSKDGARGNRLHPYYLIYVDQHGDVVADHTEAKHLLDLLRAGCRSFDEPVLEAVAAFNAATADGSEMGAYSQMLTDAISSMIDLNDEHDIDSLFTSGMTTALKNTIAGLDDFELIAFIAVLDPTQELLHG encoded by the coding sequence ATGAGTAACACAACAGAGCGTCTCGGAGATGACCTCAAAACTGAGCTGCGCCCTGGTTCGAAAGTCCGCATCGCAGCATCTACTTTCTCTATTTTTGCTTTCGAAGCACTTCGTGAAGAGCTTGAACAGATAGACGAGCTGGAGTTCGTCTTTACTTCTCCGGCGTTCACGCCTGCGAATACAGGCGACAAAATTCCCAAGGAACGCAAAGAATTCTTTATTCCTTCTGGCCATGCCGAATCGAGTTTGTATGGCACCGACTTTGAGATCCGATTGCGTAACAAGCTAACGCAGCGGGCAATTGCCAAAGAGTGTGCCAGCTGGGTTCGCCGTAAAGTGAAATTCCGCTCTAATGCCACCGGACAATCGATGCAACCGATGGTGATTGCAGATGACCGGGCCGGGTACTTCGCACCTCAAGGTTTCACGACTGCGGATCTTGGCTATGAACAAGGAAACGCCATGTCTAGCATGGTGACGAAATTGGAAGGTGCGGCAGAGACTAAACAACTTCTCGACATTTTCGACCAGATCTGGAACACACCCGGGCATCTTGCTGATGTTACTCAGGCGGTTCATGACCACATTGCGGCTGTCTATACTGAGAATTCTCCGGCAAGAATCTATTTCTTGATTCTCTACAACTTGTTCGCCGAGTTCCTCGACGACATCTCAGAGGATACGCTACCTAATGACCGTACCGGATATGAAAACACCAAGGTGTGGCAGAGCCTCTACAACTTCCAGCGGGACGCTGCCACTGGCATTATCAATAAGCTTGAGACATTCAACGGCTGTATTCTGGCCGATTCCGTTGGTTTAGGCAAAACCTTCACAGCGTTAGCAGTAATCAAGTACTACGAGCTGCGCAACAAGTCAGTGCTGGTGCTCTGCCCGAAGAAGCTAGCCGAAAACTGGACTACGTACAACTCAAATTACACGACGAACCTCTTTCAGGAGGATCGATTTAGCTATGACGTCCTTGCTCACACGGACCTCTCCCGGAGCAAGGGTCAGTCCATCGGCGGTTTGCATCTCGATCGGATCAACTGGGGTAATTACGATCTAGTCGTTATCGACGAATCCCACAACTTCCGCAACGCGGACTACTCTGAAGGCAAAGAATCACGCTATCAACGGCTTATGCGACAAGTCATCCAGGACGGCGTGAAGACTAAGGTCCTCATGCTGTCGGCGACTCCGGTAAACAACCGTTTCAATGACTTGAAAAATCAGCTACAGCTCGCATATGAGGGAGATTCTGAACAACTAAGCGAGCACCTGAAGTTGTCCTCCAGCATCGAACATGTGTTCAGGGATGCGCAGGCGGTCTTCAATGCGTGGTCAAAGTTGGAAGCGGAGGAACGAACAACTGAACGAATCCTTTCCATGCTCGACTTTGACTTCTTTGAACTTCTAGACGCCGTCACAATTGCCAGATCCCGCAAGCACATCGAAGCCTTCTACGATACTTCTGCTATCGGCGCCTTTCCCAAGCGTCTGCCACCGCAGGCTATTCGTGAACCGCTCACTGACTTAGCAACAGCGCCAAACTTCAACGAGATTTTCGAGCAGATCCAAATGCTTAATCTCGGCGTCTACGGACCTTTAAGTTATGTATTCCCTTCACGACGTGCCAAGTATGAAGACGCATCTCGTGCAACCGATGGCAACGCTCGCGGCAACCTTGATCAGGCCGGTCGTGAACAAGGCATCAAACAGCTGATGACGGTCAACTTGCTCAAGCGCCTAGAATCCAGCGTCGAAGCCTTCCGGATTACGCTGGCCAAGGTTGAACAAACTATCGATACACGTCTGCGACAACTCTCCGGAACTGGAACGAACTGCGACAACAGCGAAGTTGATAGTGACCTTGATTTGGACATTGAAGACTCGGAATCCGCCGGTGTCGCTGCGCTTATGATCGGTGACCTACAAATCGAACTCGAAGACCTCGACGTAGATCGGTACCAGTCGGATCTATGGCACGATCGAGAAACTCTCCGTGAACTCATCAGCGCCATGTCCGCCATTACGTCTAAACATGACTCGAAGCTTCGTAAGCTAAAAGAACTGATAGCGAATAAAGCACTCTTTCCAATCAACCCGGGGAACAAGAAGATCCTCATCTTCTCCGCCTTTGCCGACACCGCTTCATATCTTTATCGCGAACTTGGCCCGGACCTGGCAGCCGCTGGATTGCACACCGGTGTGATTACTGGTGGGCAGAGCGGTGCGAAAACTACATTGGGGACCAGCTACGACTTTGGGGAGATCATGGCCATGTTCTCCCCAATATCCAAACACCGCGATCAGATTATGCGTGGAGAGTCTGGCGAAATCGAAGTCCTCATCGGCACCGATGTGATTTCCGAAGGCCAGAATCTCCAAGACTGCGACACTCTGATCAACTATGACATCCATTGGAACCCCGTGCGAATCATCCAGCGCTTTGGCCGTGTGGATCGCATCGGATCGAAGAACGACGTCATCCAACTTATCAATTTCTGGCCAGACATAAGCCTCGACGAGTACATCAACCTCAAAGACCGCGTAGAGAACCGGATGCGAATCGCTGACCTTGCCGGAACTGGCGATGACAACGTCCTTGACCCGAACAGTGCAGAGGCCACGTACCGCCGCGAGCAGCTGCGCAAGCTCCAGGACGATGTCATCGAACTCGAAGACGTCCGCTCCGGAGTCTCCATCACCGACCTCGGCCTCAACGACTTCCGCATGGACCTGGTTGGCTACACCCGTCAGGTCGGCGACCTCGCCGGGACTCCCAAGGGCTTGCACGCCGCTGTCCCAGCGAACCCTGATCTGGGACTTGTGCCCGGAGCTATCTTTGCCCTGCGTAACATCCAGACCGACGATGACCAGCTTGGAAGTAAGGACGGAGCCCGAGGCAATCGACTGCATCCTTACTACCTGATCTACGTAGATCAGCACGGAGATGTAGTGGCCGACCATACCGAGGCCAAGCACCTGCTTGATTTGCTCCGTGCCGGATGTCGCTCCTTCGACGAACCCGTTCTCGAAGCGGTAGCGGCATTCAACGCGGCCACTGCCGATGGTTCGGAGATGGGGGCATATTCCCAGATGCTCACCGACGCTATCAGTTCCATGATCGATCTTAACGACGAACATGACATCGATAGTCTCTTCACGTCTGGAATGACCACTGCGTTGAAGAACACGATCGCAGGGCTGGATGACTTCGAACTCATCGCATTTATCGCCGTGCTCGACCCCACACAGGAGTTGCTCCATGGTTGA
- a CDS encoding DUF4391 domain-containing protein, giving the protein MVDVLFDWPANAVVGTRIPKERFYAQGTVHAGAKEKFVAEVAKITWSHKLSVDTVNVPGVDDLVEIDVFRIDTKDGDLSDSILTAIDKAIPRPLIFEVTRPTAQLGSGNGVIRMVAAHKQLGVGSPKLSGYYSTDWMPYDQERTDLPAAINLQLLYAALLEPLTPVEMKAGESMLDLAERLETIRRLDREVVTLERKLRTEVQLNRKVELRRQLKTKLAQREQEK; this is encoded by the coding sequence ATGGTTGATGTGCTCTTCGACTGGCCGGCCAACGCGGTTGTCGGCACTCGGATTCCCAAGGAACGCTTCTATGCCCAGGGCACCGTTCATGCCGGGGCTAAGGAGAAGTTCGTCGCCGAGGTCGCCAAGATCACGTGGAGCCACAAGCTGAGCGTGGACACTGTCAACGTCCCGGGCGTGGACGACCTGGTCGAGATCGACGTTTTCCGGATCGACACGAAGGACGGAGACCTCTCCGACAGCATTCTGACCGCGATCGACAAGGCCATTCCGCGCCCGCTGATTTTCGAGGTCACCCGGCCCACTGCACAGTTGGGAAGCGGCAATGGTGTCATCCGTATGGTCGCAGCGCACAAGCAACTGGGTGTAGGTAGCCCGAAGCTGAGCGGCTACTATTCGACCGACTGGATGCCGTATGACCAGGAGCGCACCGACCTGCCCGCTGCGATCAACCTTCAGCTGCTCTACGCCGCCTTGCTGGAACCGCTCACCCCAGTGGAAATGAAAGCCGGCGAGTCAATGCTTGACCTTGCCGAGCGACTTGAAACGATCAGGCGTTTGGACCGCGAGGTCGTGACCTTGGAACGAAAGCTCCGCACCGAGGTGCAGCTCAACCGCAAGGTTGAGCTGCGGCGCCAACTCAAGACCAAACTAGCCCAACGAGAACAGGAGAAGTAA
- a CDS encoding site-specific DNA-methyltransferase, translating to MTSRDLTAANIEALVGLFPNVITETVDAEGEPQRSIDFDLLRQELSDHVVDGPQERYQLDWPGKRAAAFAANAPIAKTLRPVREESVDFDTTKNLFIEGDNLDALKLLQESYLGKVKLIYIDPPYNTGNDFVYADDFAESTAEYLVKSEQVSEAGERLVANSESNGRFHSDWLSMMYSRLKLARNLLTDDGVIIVAIGDQEHANLRNLLDTVFGGENFLANVVWQGSGKNDARFTSGGLDYMLIYARSRRSLVDLDVRFKGPKRGYDDVMAAGKKAWEDSGHDAERATALYRVWWKTKPDVEPGLKAYGEIDDQGRIFTRGDLRSPNPRANLMYDLPHPETGKPVKMHPNGWVYTKHRMQDLVAQGKILFGKDHTFSPRFKRMLNETSSQAIRPVVVQDRANAGDALVSLLGGKFFDYPKDVDVLSMWFMAVLADDKDALVLDFFGGSGSTAHAVMKLNAGDGGTRRFMLVQLPEKLDGADRQEGYSTIADVARERLRRVGEQLTSSVMAASSSSLDCGFRSLKIDTTSKADTLRSADALQQLDIQQLESSIKSDRNGEDLLFQAMLDAGLELSLPITREERDGFEIYDVEEGALMMCCRSREKNLSLSLSLSLSLKGSSANLPPGNRCAWSSSTRSSSMMQHGSMQNRSSASSHRSPRSRQSEWSLRRSENTRVSSRGRGLACSAYFFAGAGA from the coding sequence ATGACTTCACGCGACCTGACCGCGGCGAACATTGAAGCCCTCGTCGGCCTGTTCCCGAACGTCATCACCGAAACAGTCGATGCAGAAGGAGAGCCGCAGCGCTCTATCGACTTCGACCTGCTCCGTCAGGAACTCTCCGACCACGTAGTTGACGGCCCGCAAGAGCGATACCAGCTCGACTGGCCCGGCAAGCGTGCAGCGGCTTTCGCAGCGAACGCCCCGATCGCGAAGACGCTGCGCCCGGTGCGAGAGGAGTCTGTGGACTTTGACACGACCAAGAACTTGTTCATCGAGGGGGACAATCTTGACGCGTTGAAGCTGCTTCAGGAGTCGTACTTGGGCAAGGTAAAGCTCATCTACATCGACCCGCCTTACAACACGGGCAACGACTTTGTGTACGCGGATGACTTTGCCGAATCCACGGCAGAATACCTCGTCAAGTCCGAGCAGGTTTCGGAGGCTGGTGAGCGACTGGTGGCGAACTCGGAATCGAACGGCCGGTTCCATTCGGACTGGCTCTCTATGATGTACTCCCGACTGAAACTCGCAAGGAATCTGCTGACCGATGACGGGGTCATCATCGTGGCGATTGGCGACCAGGAACATGCCAACTTGCGTAACTTGCTGGACACCGTGTTCGGTGGTGAGAACTTCCTCGCGAACGTCGTATGGCAGGGTTCGGGCAAGAACGATGCAAGGTTCACGTCTGGCGGCCTGGACTATATGCTGATCTACGCTCGGAGCCGACGCAGCTTGGTCGACCTCGACGTCCGATTCAAAGGACCAAAGCGCGGTTACGACGACGTGATGGCAGCCGGCAAGAAGGCGTGGGAGGATTCGGGCCACGATGCTGAGCGGGCAACGGCCCTCTACCGTGTCTGGTGGAAGACCAAGCCGGATGTTGAGCCGGGGCTGAAGGCTTACGGCGAGATCGACGATCAGGGACGAATCTTCACCCGAGGTGATCTTAGGTCCCCGAACCCTCGCGCAAATCTGATGTATGACCTTCCTCATCCGGAGACAGGAAAGCCAGTTAAGATGCACCCCAATGGATGGGTGTATACGAAGCATCGAATGCAAGATCTCGTTGCGCAAGGAAAGATCTTGTTCGGTAAGGATCACACGTTTTCTCCGCGCTTCAAGCGGATGCTGAATGAGACCAGCTCTCAGGCGATCCGTCCGGTTGTGGTTCAAGACCGAGCTAATGCAGGGGATGCGCTTGTCAGTCTGTTGGGAGGGAAGTTCTTCGACTACCCTAAAGACGTCGACGTGTTATCGATGTGGTTCATGGCTGTCCTCGCCGACGACAAAGATGCGTTGGTTCTGGACTTCTTCGGTGGCTCTGGTTCAACTGCTCATGCCGTCATGAAGCTCAATGCAGGCGACGGAGGCACCCGACGGTTCATGCTCGTCCAACTACCGGAAAAGCTTGACGGTGCTGATCGTCAGGAGGGCTATTCGACGATTGCTGACGTTGCACGAGAACGACTTCGTCGGGTCGGTGAACAGTTGACCAGTTCTGTTATGGCCGCGAGTTCTTCGTCATTGGACTGTGGCTTCCGGTCGCTCAAAATCGACACCACTTCCAAGGCTGATACCCTGCGTTCAGCGGATGCTCTTCAGCAGCTGGACATTCAGCAGCTGGAATCCAGCATCAAATCTGACCGCAATGGCGAGGACCTACTTTTCCAAGCCATGCTCGACGCGGGACTGGAACTGTCCTTGCCAATCACTCGCGAAGAACGCGACGGCTTCGAAATATACGATGTTGAAGAAGGAGCACTCATGATGTGTTGCCGCTCACGAGAAAAGAATCTCTCTCTCTCTCTCTCTCTCTCTCTCTCTCTCAAGGGCTCGTCCGCGAACTTGCCGCCCGGCAACCGCTGCGCATGGTCTTCCTCGACGAGGAGTTCGAGCATGATGCAGCACGGATCAATGCAGAACAGATCTTCCGCGAGCTCTCACCGCTCACCGAGGTCAAGGCAATCTGAGTGGTCGCTACGCAGGTCCGAGAACACCCGCGTGAGTTCGCGTGGGCGCGGTTTGGCATGCTCTGCATACTTCTTCGCTGGGGCTGGTGCGTGA
- a CDS encoding site-specific DNA-methyltransferase, with translation MEKRTLHSPDLTVRNIERIAELFPNVMTEAHDAGGNVVPSIDFDLLRQELSDHIVEGPQERYQLDWPGKRSAAFAANTPIAKTLRPVRDESVDFDTTENLFIEGDNLDALKLLQESYLGKVKLIYIDPPYNTGNDFVYADDFAESTAEYLAKSQQISEAGERLVANSESNGRFHSDWLSMMYSRLKLARNLLTEDGLMFISIDDSEAATLASIAGEIFGDENVIADIAWEKRYTRSNNANAFYSVKDTILLCRRSSRAARVKEVRGTQNSDIYANPDGDKRGLWTSSSYVNPATRSARPNLSYSIVRPIDGVVVEHPTHAWKHGQAEHERHVREGRLWWGKDGKAQYPRLKVFLSELGEGMVPIDLWSHEVAGTTDSGGAEVKALFDGAAVFDFPKPTSLIKKILGIFVPPWAEWSKDFIVLDFFAGSSSTAHAVLEQNAKDGGERRFVMVQLAEELSPKSTAALQGYANIAQVSRERIRRSGQKILGSLEQDSANLDVGFRTLRVDSTSQADVLRSADESQQDLLASLESSIKPDRTGEDLLFQVILDWGLELTLPIVREEIDGRGVFAVDDGALLACFAESMTPAVVRALAEREPLRAVFRDDAFESDAARINAEQIFKEISPTTEVRTI, from the coding sequence ATGGAGAAGCGCACCCTACACTCACCTGACCTCACCGTCCGCAACATAGAGCGGATCGCCGAACTGTTCCCGAACGTCATGACCGAAGCACATGACGCCGGCGGCAACGTGGTCCCTTCGATCGACTTCGATCTCCTCCGCCAGGAACTCTCCGACCACATCGTCGAGGGTCCGCAGGAGCGGTACCAGCTCGATTGGCCGGGCAAACGATCGGCGGCTTTCGCAGCGAACACGCCGATCGCGAAGACCCTGCGCCCGGTACGTGATGAGTCGGTGGACTTCGATACTACGGAGAACCTCTTCATTGAAGGTGACAACCTCGACGCACTCAAATTGCTCCAAGAGTCGTATCTGGGCAAGGTCAAGCTGATCTACATTGACCCGCCGTATAACACAGGCAACGACTTCGTGTATGCTGACGACTTCGCCGAGTCTACGGCGGAGTACTTGGCCAAGTCCCAACAGATCTCAGAGGCTGGCGAGCGTCTGGTGGCGAACTCGGAGTCCAACGGCCGGTTCCACTCGGACTGGTTGTCGATGATGTATTCACGACTTAAGCTCGCGCGCAATCTGCTGACCGAGGATGGGTTGATGTTCATTAGCATCGACGATAGCGAAGCGGCAACACTGGCATCAATCGCAGGTGAGATTTTTGGCGACGAGAATGTCATCGCGGATATTGCGTGGGAGAAACGGTATACGCGCAGCAACAATGCAAATGCGTTTTATTCGGTAAAGGACACAATTCTATTGTGCCGCCGTTCCTCCAGAGCTGCACGAGTGAAAGAAGTCCGCGGAACTCAGAATTCGGACATTTATGCGAATCCTGACGGCGATAAGCGTGGACTTTGGACGAGTTCCTCGTATGTTAATCCAGCGACGAGAAGCGCTCGACCGAATCTATCATATTCGATCGTTCGTCCGATCGATGGAGTTGTTGTTGAGCATCCGACTCATGCCTGGAAGCATGGGCAGGCAGAGCATGAGCGCCATGTTCGAGAAGGGCGTTTGTGGTGGGGAAAGGATGGAAAAGCGCAATATCCCCGCCTGAAGGTGTTCCTTTCCGAACTGGGAGAGGGCATGGTGCCTATTGACTTGTGGTCGCATGAAGTAGCGGGCACTACGGATTCTGGCGGGGCAGAGGTCAAGGCCCTTTTTGATGGTGCCGCCGTTTTTGACTTCCCTAAACCCACAAGTCTGATTAAGAAGATTTTGGGAATATTTGTTCCGCCTTGGGCTGAATGGTCTAAAGATTTTATTGTCCTAGACTTCTTTGCTGGATCGTCGTCGACGGCTCACGCTGTGCTGGAACAGAATGCGAAAGACGGAGGGGAACGTCGCTTCGTGATGGTGCAGCTTGCTGAGGAGCTTTCGCCGAAATCGACCGCTGCACTGCAAGGATATGCAAACATTGCCCAGGTGAGCCGTGAACGAATCCGCAGGTCTGGCCAGAAGATTCTCGGGAGTTTGGAACAGGATTCTGCGAATCTTGATGTGGGCTTCCGGACTCTTCGCGTGGATTCGACCTCCCAAGCTGATGTGCTCCGCTCGGCAGATGAGAGTCAGCAAGATCTCTTGGCATCTCTTGAGTCAAGCATCAAACCAGACCGCACAGGCGAAGACCTCCTTTTTCAGGTCATCCTCGACTGGGGTCTGGAGCTCACCCTGCCGATCGTTCGTGAAGAGATCGATGGGCGTGGGGTCTTCGCAGTTGACGATGGTGCGCTGTTGGCCTGCTTTGCGGAGTCCATGACCCCTGCTGTAGTCAGGGCCCTAGCAGAGCGTGAGCCGCTACGTGCCGTTTTCCGTGACGACGCGTTCGAGTCGGACGCGGCACGGATCAACGCGGAACAGATTTTCAAGGAGATTTCTCCCACTACAGAGGTAAGGACCATCTGA
- a CDS encoding type III restriction-modification system endonuclease, with the protein MKLQFKVQEYQTEAVDSVVEIFAGQPRRDGTSYRIDPGLSSAGQNRIFDDSGLANAPIELSRPQLLENVHRVQSSRNLPLSSELKDSKAAPGAPNLDVEMETGTGKTYVYIKTFMELNKRYGWSKFIIVVPSIAIREGVKKTFDVTAGHFQSLYGTKPRSFIYDSKQLHELERFSSDAGVQVMIINIQAFNATGKDQRRIYDELDDFQSRRPIDVIKANRPIVVIDEPQKIGADKSLKALAEFNALAVLRYSATHKVEHTKVHRLDALDAYNAKLVKKIAVRGITVKGLAGSTAYLYLDSIILKKGAAPTARVELEVQTKSGSIKRLTRIVEKGTNLHDLSMGIEAYKPDGHALFITNIDATRDVLELSNGDIVTAGQLADRDVTEDSKRRIQIREVIRAHIAKERELFSQGIKVLSLFFIDEVVKYRDYNREDTHGDTLGDYARTFEEEYEAIRAEILGELELDDATAEYMNYLRRDQVGAVHEGYFSIDKRSKRQIDGKVSGRGDDKGQSTDTDAYDLILKNKERLLSFAEPVRFIFSHSALREGWDNPNVFVMGMLKKSDNTVSRRQEIGRGLRLSVDQHGERMDNPITVHEINELTVVTDESYTDFVKGLQEEISKSLASRPRKASIEFFTGKTIKTPEGESQLEKELATALYDYLVRNDYLNEDHTVSEAYKDAKENSTLAVPTSPILAPVIDFVWPLVDALYLDVSMIGGDDRAMKKIPLNEANFAKREFKELWGRINHRAVYQVEFDSNELITKSVTALDSKLNVAGLQYVVEHGKQLAGVDAEQLKSGNAFKVAGHARETEQITASSSVKYDLLGEITEKTQLTRRTVSAILRGIRPDTFGKFRLNPEQFITETARLINEEKATVIVEHLTYDALEDRFDTAIFTENQSAQDFRKAGEKLTKHVYDYVVTDSKVEREFVEKLDTSKEVSVYAKLPRGFSIPTPVGDYNPDWAIAFEEGAVKHVYFVAETKGTMSSLELKGIEDAKIQCATRFFETLTAQHRGEVVYKQVDSFDTLMGLVGK; encoded by the coding sequence TTGAAACTCCAGTTCAAGGTTCAGGAGTACCAGACTGAAGCCGTCGATTCCGTAGTTGAGATCTTCGCCGGACAGCCTCGCCGTGACGGCACCTCATACCGAATCGACCCTGGACTGTCGAGCGCCGGCCAGAACCGGATCTTCGATGATTCCGGCCTGGCAAACGCACCGATCGAACTGTCACGTCCCCAGTTGCTGGAGAACGTGCACCGAGTTCAGAGTTCGCGGAACTTGCCGCTATCCTCGGAACTCAAGGACTCAAAGGCTGCTCCTGGCGCTCCGAACCTAGACGTGGAAATGGAAACCGGTACTGGTAAGACCTATGTCTACATCAAGACCTTCATGGAACTGAACAAACGCTACGGGTGGTCGAAATTCATCATTGTCGTCCCTTCCATCGCGATCCGCGAAGGTGTGAAGAAGACCTTCGATGTCACCGCCGGCCACTTCCAATCGCTATATGGCACCAAGCCTCGCTCGTTCATTTATGATTCGAAGCAGCTGCACGAACTGGAACGCTTCAGTTCGGACGCAGGTGTCCAGGTGATGATCATCAACATCCAGGCCTTCAACGCCACCGGTAAAGACCAGCGTCGAATCTACGATGAACTCGACGACTTCCAGTCGCGACGTCCGATTGACGTAATCAAGGCCAACCGCCCGATCGTCGTGATCGACGAACCGCAGAAGATCGGTGCCGACAAGTCACTCAAGGCACTCGCCGAGTTCAACGCCCTTGCTGTGTTGCGCTACTCGGCGACCCACAAGGTCGAACACACCAAGGTCCACCGCCTAGACGCACTTGATGCCTATAACGCGAAGCTCGTTAAGAAGATCGCAGTCCGCGGCATTACTGTTAAGGGTCTTGCAGGTTCAACGGCATATCTGTACCTCGACAGCATTATCCTGAAGAAGGGTGCCGCCCCGACAGCTCGCGTGGAACTGGAAGTCCAGACCAAGAGTGGATCGATCAAGCGATTGACTAGGATCGTTGAGAAAGGCACCAACCTCCACGATCTTTCCATGGGGATTGAAGCCTACAAACCCGACGGCCACGCACTGTTCATCACGAATATCGATGCTACCCGTGACGTCCTCGAACTCTCCAACGGCGACATCGTCACCGCAGGTCAGCTAGCCGACCGTGACGTCACCGAGGACTCAAAACGCCGCATCCAGATCCGGGAAGTCATTCGGGCACATATCGCCAAGGAGCGAGAGCTCTTCTCCCAGGGCATCAAGGTGCTCTCACTCTTCTTCATCGACGAAGTTGTGAAGTACCGCGACTACAACCGTGAGGATACCCACGGCGACACCCTCGGCGACTACGCCCGGACCTTTGAGGAAGAGTACGAAGCCATCCGTGCCGAGATACTCGGTGAGCTCGAACTCGATGACGCCACCGCAGAATACATGAACTATTTGCGGCGCGATCAAGTCGGAGCTGTCCATGAGGGATACTTCTCGATCGACAAGAGGTCCAAGCGGCAGATCGACGGCAAGGTCTCAGGCCGTGGGGACGACAAGGGCCAGTCTACCGATACTGATGCCTACGACCTGATCCTCAAGAACAAGGAACGGTTGTTGTCCTTCGCCGAGCCTGTCCGGTTCATCTTCTCCCACTCCGCACTGCGCGAAGGCTGGGATAACCCCAACGTGTTCGTCATGGGCATGCTTAAGAAATCCGACAATACCGTCTCCCGCCGTCAGGAGATCGGACGCGGTTTGCGACTCTCGGTCGACCAACATGGTGAACGGATGGATAACCCGATTACCGTCCACGAGATCAACGAGCTGACCGTCGTCACCGACGAGTCCTACACGGACTTCGTCAAAGGACTCCAGGAAGAGATCTCCAAGTCCCTGGCCTCGCGCCCGCGCAAGGCTTCGATTGAGTTCTTCACCGGCAAAACTATCAAGACTCCCGAGGGCGAGTCGCAGCTGGAGAAGGAACTCGCTACCGCGTTGTACGACTACCTCGTCAGGAACGATTACCTCAACGAGGACCATACCGTCTCGGAAGCCTACAAGGATGCCAAGGAGAATAGCACCCTCGCGGTTCCGACCTCACCGATCTTAGCTCCGGTCATTGACTTTGTGTGGCCGCTGGTAGACGCGCTGTACCTCGACGTCTCCATGATCGGCGGCGACGACCGGGCCATGAAGAAGATCCCCCTCAACGAAGCGAACTTCGCCAAGCGTGAGTTCAAAGAACTCTGGGGACGGATCAACCACCGCGCCGTCTACCAAGTCGAATTTGACTCAAACGAACTGATAACCAAATCCGTTACGGCCCTGGACTCGAAGCTCAACGTGGCAGGTCTTCAGTACGTTGTTGAACACGGCAAGCAACTCGCTGGTGTGGACGCCGAGCAGCTGAAATCCGGTAACGCATTCAAAGTTGCTGGTCACGCCCGTGAGACGGAACAGATTACGGCGAGCTCCTCGGTGAAGTACGACTTGCTGGGGGAGATCACTGAGAAGACCCAGCTCACCCGACGTACGGTGTCAGCCATCCTCCGCGGCATTCGTCCGGATACTTTCGGTAAGTTCCGGCTAAACCCGGAGCAGTTCATTACTGAGACCGCCCGGCTGATCAACGAGGAGAAGGCGACTGTGATCGTCGAACACCTGACCTATGATGCTCTGGAAGACCGATTCGACACGGCGATCTTCACCGAGAACCAGTCAGCACAGGATTTCCGGAAGGCCGGCGAAAAGCTTACCAAGCACGTTTACGACTACGTGGTGACGGATTCCAAGGTCGAGCGCGAGTTCGTTGAAAAGCTAGACACAAGCAAGGAAGTCTCTGTCTACGCAAAGCTCCCGAGGGGCTTCTCTATTCCGACACCCGTGGGGGATTACAACCCCGACTGGGCCATCGCCTTCGAGGAGGGGGCGGTCAAACATGTCTATTTCGTGGCAGAGACTAAAGGCACCATGTCGAGCCTAGAGCTTAAGGGGATAGAGGATGCGAAAATCCAGTGCGCGACCCGCTTCTTCGAAACGCTCACCGCGCAACATCGAGGCGAGGTCGTTTACAAGCAAGTTGACAGCTTTGATACCTTGATGGGACTCGTAGGCAAATGA